A region of Deinococcus rubellus DNA encodes the following proteins:
- the glgP gene encoding alpha-glucan family phosphorylase, translated as MNVIGKVTVLPRLPKPLERLEELAYNLYWAWTPRAQALYRALDAANWERFQHNPVQTLLETPSARLEALSADPDYLADYREVMAEFDAYMNKGKSGKGDVWAAKAAPDLKPVAYFSMEYGFHESLPIYSGGLGVLAGDHCKSASDLGLPFTAVGMLFHQGYFRQLFNKDGWQEEAYDELNLTTLPIRPALTSSGETARISVRVGGRDVVMQVWNLQVGRIRVLLLDANVPDNSEEDRKLTARLYGGNQELRIQQYVLLGVGGIRALRALDIPASVYHMNEGHAALMGLERVREYVAQGLDFRTALEASASSTLFTTHTPVAAGNDAFAYDLMDRYIGEWPAQLATSRDELYSLARQDQNWDNHLVPTFSMTVFALRMSRMANGVSELHGEVSRGLWNFLYEGADPEEVPIGHVTNGAHNLTFLAQQYRDLFSTVLPADWTERLEDKQMWDDINRVPDAQLSATQHELKEEMIAFVRARSQEQLRRTGATAAEVAAAGEALSADALTIGFARRFATYKRATLLFRDRERLSRIVNDPARPVQFVFAGKAHPADNPGKAFIQEIYKISRDPEFAGKIVILENYDMNVARHLVQGVDIWLNNPRRPLEASGTSGMKASFNGAPNFSVLDGWWREGYDGTNGWPIGEEREYIDLNVQDDADAFSMYEKLEHTIVPLYYGKDAQGQNHGWLGVVRRAIITVSPEFSMQRQVIDYVQKYYLPLGTRAAKIDANNFEKARALGGWKSWVSQQWQHVQIHATTQLPATVQPGEEVKVSAQVTPAGIQESELRVEAVLKHGEQTLHVPMTSSGGGQYQVSIPLTDSGLYSVGVRATPYSPDLSNPLELGLIKWA; from the coding sequence ATGAACGTCATCGGCAAAGTCACCGTACTACCGCGCCTGCCCAAACCGCTGGAACGTCTGGAAGAACTCGCCTACAACCTCTACTGGGCCTGGACGCCCAGAGCGCAGGCCCTGTACCGGGCGCTCGACGCGGCCAACTGGGAGCGCTTCCAGCACAACCCGGTCCAGACCCTGCTGGAAACCCCCTCGGCCCGGCTCGAAGCCCTGAGCGCCGACCCGGATTACCTGGCCGACTACCGCGAGGTGATGGCCGAGTTCGACGCTTACATGAACAAGGGCAAGTCGGGCAAGGGCGACGTATGGGCGGCCAAGGCGGCCCCGGACCTCAAGCCGGTGGCGTATTTCAGCATGGAGTACGGCTTCCACGAATCGCTGCCGATCTACTCCGGCGGCCTGGGTGTACTGGCGGGCGACCACTGCAAGAGCGCCTCCGACCTCGGCCTGCCGTTTACCGCCGTGGGCATGCTGTTTCATCAGGGCTACTTCCGGCAACTCTTCAACAAGGACGGCTGGCAGGAAGAAGCCTACGACGAGCTCAACCTGACCACCCTGCCGATTCGCCCGGCCCTGACCAGCAGCGGTGAGACGGCCAGGATCAGCGTGCGGGTCGGTGGGCGCGACGTGGTGATGCAGGTCTGGAACCTGCAAGTCGGGCGCATCCGGGTGCTGCTGCTCGACGCCAACGTGCCAGACAACTCGGAGGAGGACCGCAAGCTGACGGCCCGCCTCTACGGAGGCAACCAGGAACTCCGCATCCAGCAGTACGTGCTGCTGGGCGTCGGCGGCATCCGGGCCTTGAGGGCGCTGGACATTCCGGCCAGCGTGTATCACATGAACGAGGGCCACGCCGCACTGATGGGCCTGGAACGGGTGCGCGAGTACGTGGCCCAGGGCCTGGATTTCCGTACCGCGCTGGAAGCCTCGGCCAGCAGCACCCTGTTTACCACCCACACGCCCGTCGCGGCAGGCAACGACGCTTTCGCCTACGACCTGATGGACCGCTACATCGGCGAGTGGCCCGCCCAGCTGGCGACCAGCCGCGACGAACTCTACAGCCTGGCCCGCCAGGACCAGAACTGGGACAACCATCTGGTACCGACCTTTTCCATGACGGTGTTCGCGCTGCGGATGTCGCGGATGGCCAACGGCGTGTCCGAACTGCACGGCGAGGTCAGCCGGGGCCTGTGGAACTTTCTGTACGAGGGGGCCGACCCGGAAGAAGTGCCGATCGGGCACGTCACCAACGGCGCGCACAATCTGACCTTCCTGGCCCAGCAGTACCGCGATCTCTTCTCGACGGTGCTGCCCGCTGACTGGACCGAGAGACTCGAAGACAAGCAGATGTGGGACGACATCAACCGTGTGCCCGACGCCCAGCTCTCGGCCACCCAGCACGAACTCAAGGAGGAGATGATCGCCTTCGTGCGTGCCCGATCGCAGGAGCAACTGCGGCGCACCGGGGCCACCGCCGCCGAGGTGGCCGCCGCAGGTGAGGCCCTGAGCGCCGACGCCTTGACCATCGGCTTTGCCCGGCGGTTTGCGACCTACAAGCGCGCCACGCTGCTGTTTCGTGACCGCGAGCGCCTGAGCAGGATCGTCAACGACCCGGCCCGTCCGGTGCAGTTCGTGTTCGCAGGCAAGGCCCACCCCGCCGACAACCCCGGCAAGGCGTTCATTCAGGAGATCTACAAAATTTCGCGCGACCCCGAATTCGCGGGCAAGATCGTGATTCTGGAAAATTACGACATGAACGTGGCCCGCCATCTGGTGCAGGGCGTGGACATCTGGCTCAACAACCCGCGCCGCCCGCTGGAAGCTTCAGGCACCTCCGGCATGAAGGCGAGCTTCAACGGCGCGCCCAACTTCAGCGTGCTTGACGGCTGGTGGCGTGAGGGCTATGACGGGACCAACGGCTGGCCCATCGGCGAGGAGCGCGAGTACATCGACCTCAATGTCCAGGACGACGCCGACGCCTTCAGCATGTACGAAAAGCTGGAACACACCATCGTGCCGCTGTATTACGGCAAGGATGCCCAGGGCCAGAACCACGGCTGGCTGGGCGTGGTGCGCCGCGCCATCATCACGGTGAGTCCCGAATTCTCGATGCAGCGTCAGGTCATCGATTACGTGCAGAAGTACTACCTGCCGCTGGGCACGCGCGCCGCCAAAATAGACGCCAACAATTTCGAGAAGGCCCGTGCCCTGGGCGGCTGGAAGAGCTGGGTCAGCCAGCAGTGGCAACACGTCCAGATTCACGCCACCACGCAGCTTCCAGCCACTGTGCAGCCCGGCGAGGAAGTCAAGGTGAGCGCCCAGGTGACTCCGGCGGGCATTCAGGAAAGCGAGTTGCGGGTGGAGGCGGTACTCAAGCACGGCGAGCAGACCCTGCACGTGCCGATGACGTCCTCGGGCGGCGGCCAGTACCAGGTCAGCATTCCCCTGACCGACAGTGGCCTGTACAGCGTCGGCGTGCGCGCCACACCCTACTCGCCGGACCTGAGCAACCCGCTGGAACTGGGCCTAATCAAGTGGGCGTAA
- a CDS encoding YdcF family protein: MRRLPNLPLLALLGAVLLALTGLAASASPLPAPPNPDQPAPTLLVLGASQLGGQPGPAFRQRLDHALKLYRQGGVTRIIVSGGVGLGDLFSEGEIGVRYLRGQGVPVGALRAEEQSRTTFQNLRNSRPLIPGAVTLVTDSVHARRAVSLARAGGLKADVSSTLIRPAPRYLLRESLALLAWRLLGYTGGRGEERGLGI, from the coding sequence GTGCGCCGACTGCCGAACCTTCCCCTGCTGGCCCTGCTGGGCGCTGTGCTGCTCGCCCTGACGGGCTTGGCGGCCTCGGCCTCACCCCTGCCCGCGCCGCCCAACCCAGACCAGCCCGCGCCCACCCTGCTGGTGCTGGGCGCGTCGCAGCTCGGCGGACAGCCCGGCCCGGCCTTCCGGCAGCGGCTCGACCACGCCCTGAAGCTCTACCGGCAAGGCGGCGTGACCCGGATCATCGTTTCGGGCGGCGTCGGGCTGGGCGACCTGTTCAGCGAGGGCGAGATCGGGGTGCGCTACCTGCGCGGCCAGGGTGTGCCGGTGGGCGCGCTGCGGGCCGAGGAGCAGAGCCGCACCACCTTCCAGAACCTGCGCAACAGCCGCCCACTAATACCGGGGGCTGTGACGCTGGTCACCGACAGCGTGCACGCCCGCCGCGCCGTGTCGCTCGCCCGCGCCGGGGGACTGAAGGCCGACGTCAGCAGCACCCTGATCCGGCCCGCGCCGCGCTACCTGCTGCGCGAGTCGCTGGCGCTGCTGGCCTGGCGGCTGCTGGGCTATACCGGCGGGCGCGGCGAGGAGCGTGGGCTGGGCATCTAG
- the topA gene encoding type I DNA topoisomerase has protein sequence MSNTLIIVESPAKAKTIAKYLGKGYTVESSIGHIRDLPKSAAEIPEKYKGEAWARLGLNIEDDFKPLYVVSPDKKAHVAYLRKLAQQADEVILATDDDREGESIAWHLFQELKPKGVVKRMVFHEITKDAIQAAIAHPRQIDSNLVEAQETRRALDRLYGYEVSPVLWRKVAPKLSAGRVQSVATRMLVERERERMRFLAGQWWDIEVGCVTGAGEPFPTRLLEVQGVRLAQGRDFDPLTGQLKKENEVLRLHEESARALAEALKEQPFTVLSAEEKPFTQKPYAPFITSTLQQEGSRKLGFGAQRTMRAAQKLYESGFITYMRTDSTTLSAEAISAARSQVKSLYGDAYLPAQPRSYTKKAKNAQEAHEAIRPAGNAFRTPDSLKAELGGDEWRLYDLIWKRTVASQMADARGRRMQVRLGGKATDGREALLSASGRSIDFPGFLRAYVEGRDDPLAALEDRETILPPLKEGEQVIAADPAPSGHETQPPARYTEASLVQSLEGAGIGRPSTYASILGTIQDRGYAAKKGQALIPTWTAFATSALLELHFGTLVDYDFTARMEEDLDDIAGGRQQRGPYLRSFFLGEGGGMGLRSMIETQMETIDPRAVATIQVPKLAGSGIEVRVGKYGPYLTRGETKGNIPEDLAPDELDLEKAEELLSRPSGDRVIGKDPGSGKPVVARAGRFGPYVQIGEENPPLRTASLFPSDDLATLGLDRALKLLSLPRLVGTSEGEEIWAHNGKYGPYLKRGNDSRSLAIPEQLFTTSMLEAEALFMQPRFAGGRGVAAAPLASYEYPDRAPITLKSGRFGPYLTDGERNATLRKDENQGSLNDVDARNILEERGKEPKKKEAKSKRGAAGTGSKAASAKPAKSAARKPSKKVAARPSAATAARKPAAKTTVKTATAKTAAKPKSVPLTWAQLKPHLGVLSSQERELVTATRERGEKVEAVAPQLGLDVKKAKGMALQASKKLNQAARG, from the coding sequence ATGTCCAATACCCTGATCATCGTCGAAAGCCCCGCCAAAGCCAAAACCATCGCCAAGTACCTCGGCAAGGGCTACACCGTCGAGTCGTCCATCGGGCATATCCGCGACCTACCGAAGAGCGCCGCCGAGATTCCCGAGAAGTATAAAGGTGAAGCCTGGGCGCGTCTGGGGCTCAACATCGAGGACGACTTCAAGCCGCTCTATGTGGTGTCGCCCGACAAGAAAGCGCACGTCGCCTACCTGCGCAAGCTGGCCCAGCAGGCCGACGAGGTCATTCTGGCCACCGACGATGACCGCGAGGGCGAGAGCATCGCCTGGCACCTGTTTCAGGAACTCAAACCCAAGGGCGTCGTCAAGCGGATGGTCTTTCACGAGATCACCAAGGACGCCATTCAGGCCGCGATTGCCCATCCGCGCCAGATCGACAGCAACCTCGTCGAAGCCCAGGAAACCCGCCGCGCCCTGGATAGGCTCTACGGCTACGAGGTCAGCCCGGTGCTGTGGCGCAAGGTGGCTCCCAAGCTCTCGGCAGGCCGGGTGCAGAGCGTGGCGACCCGGATGCTGGTCGAGCGCGAGCGCGAGCGGATGCGCTTTCTGGCCGGGCAGTGGTGGGATATCGAGGTGGGCTGCGTGACCGGCGCGGGCGAACCGTTCCCGACCCGGCTGCTGGAAGTGCAGGGCGTGCGTCTGGCCCAGGGCCGCGACTTCGACCCATTGACTGGGCAGCTCAAAAAAGAGAACGAGGTGTTGCGGCTTCATGAGGAATCGGCCCGCGCCCTGGCCGAGGCCCTCAAGGAGCAGCCCTTCACGGTGCTGTCTGCTGAGGAAAAGCCCTTTACCCAGAAGCCTTACGCCCCCTTCATCACCTCGACGCTCCAGCAGGAGGGCAGCCGCAAGCTGGGCTTCGGCGCTCAGCGCACCATGCGGGCAGCCCAGAAGCTCTACGAGAGCGGGTTCATCACCTATATGCGCACCGACAGCACCACCCTCAGCGCCGAGGCCATCAGCGCCGCCCGCAGTCAGGTGAAGTCGCTCTACGGCGACGCCTACCTGCCCGCCCAGCCGCGCAGTTACACCAAGAAAGCCAAGAACGCCCAGGAGGCCCACGAGGCGATTCGTCCGGCGGGCAACGCCTTTCGCACGCCCGACAGCTTGAAAGCCGAACTCGGCGGCGACGAATGGCGACTCTACGATTTGATCTGGAAACGCACGGTGGCCTCGCAGATGGCCGACGCGCGCGGACGCCGGATGCAGGTGCGCCTCGGCGGCAAGGCCACTGACGGCCGCGAAGCGCTGCTGAGCGCCTCGGGCCGCTCGATCGACTTCCCCGGCTTCCTGCGCGCCTATGTGGAGGGCCGCGACGATCCGCTGGCCGCCCTGGAAGACCGCGAAACGATCTTGCCGCCTCTCAAGGAAGGCGAGCAGGTTATCGCCGCCGACCCCGCGCCGTCGGGCCACGAAACCCAGCCCCCGGCCCGCTACACCGAGGCCAGCCTGGTGCAGTCGCTGGAAGGCGCGGGCATCGGGCGGCCCAGCACCTACGCCAGCATTCTGGGCACCATCCAGGACCGGGGCTACGCCGCCAAGAAGGGCCAGGCGCTGATTCCCACCTGGACGGCCTTCGCCACCTCGGCGCTGCTGGAACTGCACTTCGGCACCCTGGTCGATTACGACTTCACGGCCCGGATGGAGGAAGACCTCGACGACATCGCAGGCGGGCGGCAGCAGCGCGGGCCGTACCTGCGCTCCTTCTTTCTGGGCGAGGGGGGCGGCATGGGGCTGCGCTCCATGATCGAGACGCAGATGGAAACCATCGATCCGCGTGCGGTGGCGACCATTCAGGTGCCCAAGCTCGCGGGTAGTGGCATCGAGGTGCGGGTGGGCAAGTACGGCCCCTACCTGACGCGCGGCGAAACCAAGGGCAACATTCCCGAGGACCTGGCCCCCGACGAACTCGATCTGGAGAAGGCCGAGGAATTGCTCAGCCGTCCCAGCGGGGACCGGGTCATCGGCAAGGACCCCGGCTCGGGCAAGCCGGTGGTCGCCAGGGCCGGAAGATTCGGCCCCTATGTCCAGATCGGCGAGGAGAACCCGCCGCTGCGTACCGCCAGCCTGTTTCCCAGTGACGATCTTGCGACCCTCGGGCTGGACCGGGCGCTCAAACTGCTTTCGCTGCCGCGCTTGGTGGGCACTTCGGAAGGCGAGGAAATCTGGGCCCACAACGGCAAGTACGGTCCCTATCTCAAGCGCGGCAACGACTCGCGCAGCCTCGCTATTCCTGAGCAGCTCTTTACCACCTCGATGCTGGAAGCCGAGGCGCTGTTCATGCAGCCGCGCTTCGCGGGCGGGCGCGGCGTGGCGGCGGCCCCGCTGGCGAGTTACGAGTACCCCGACCGCGCCCCCATCACGCTCAAGAGTGGACGCTTCGGCCCTTACCTCACTGACGGTGAGCGCAACGCCACCCTCCGCAAAGACGAGAACCAGGGCAGCCTCAATGATGTGGACGCCCGCAACATTCTGGAGGAGCGCGGCAAGGAGCCGAAGAAGAAGGAAGCCAAGAGCAAGCGCGGGGCGGCAGGAACGGGCAGTAAGGCGGCCAGTGCCAAACCGGCGAAGTCGGCGGCCAGAAAGCCCAGCAAAAAAGTTGCGGCCAGGCCATCGGCGGCCACCGCCGCTCGGAAGCCTGCTGCTAAAACCACCGTCAAGACCGCTACAGCTAAAACCGCTGCCAAGCCCAAGTCCGTGCCGCTCACCTGGGCGCAACTCAAGCCCCACTTGGGTGTGCTGAGCAGCCAGGAGCGCGAACTGGTGACGGCCACCCGTGAGCGCGGCGAGAAGGTGGAGGCGGTGGCCCCGCAGCTTGGCCTGGACGTGAAAAAGGCCAAGGGCATGGCCTTGCAGGCCAGCAAGAAACTCAACCAGGCGGCACGGGGCTGA
- a CDS encoding MerR family transcriptional regulator: MTCPADSSGLFTASEVEARSGVPATTLRQWERRYGLPHPQRNASGYRLYSRRDVALIEFMRQRTEEGVPVSRAAELARQQFAVLGETPGDPALVLVAPPSSGHPEVSAPLAAQTLVDALIKSDLAGAERLLAEAQARINIEGVLMQLIQPALGILGERWERGEITVAHEHQASAFLRAQLTALLNAAGHSRFGPTVVAACGPQEQHELGLLMLSVVLRRLGVQVQYVGANTPLGDLVVYARSVGAQAILISINTQESLQAALLQRRDVQGQDIPVFVGGKILNAQRQAAAELGQWAGPDAVQAARTIVDALKFQERRT, encoded by the coding sequence ATGACGTGCCCGGCAGATTCCAGCGGCCTGTTCACCGCCAGTGAAGTGGAGGCGCGCTCCGGCGTGCCCGCCACCACCCTGCGGCAGTGGGAGCGGCGCTACGGCCTGCCGCATCCCCAGCGCAACGCCAGCGGCTACCGGCTTTACAGTCGGCGAGATGTGGCCCTGATTGAGTTCATGCGCCAGCGCACCGAGGAGGGCGTGCCGGTGAGTCGCGCCGCTGAACTGGCCCGCCAGCAGTTCGCCGTGCTGGGCGAGACGCCGGGTGATCCGGCACTTGTGCTTGTTGCTCCGCCTTCTTCAGGCCACCCCGAGGTGAGTGCGCCGCTGGCTGCCCAGACACTGGTGGACGCTCTGATCAAATCGGATCTGGCCGGGGCCGAGCGGCTGCTGGCCGAGGCCCAGGCCCGCATCAACATCGAGGGCGTGCTGATGCAACTCATCCAGCCTGCCCTGGGCATTCTTGGTGAGCGCTGGGAGCGCGGCGAGATCACCGTGGCGCACGAGCATCAGGCCAGCGCCTTCCTGCGTGCTCAACTGACGGCGCTGCTGAATGCGGCGGGCCACAGCCGTTTCGGGCCGACGGTGGTGGCCGCCTGCGGGCCGCAGGAGCAGCACGAACTCGGGCTGCTGATGCTCAGTGTGGTGCTGCGGCGTCTGGGCGTGCAGGTGCAGTACGTGGGGGCCAATACCCCGCTGGGCGATCTGGTGGTGTATGCCCGCAGCGTCGGGGCGCAGGCCATCCTCATCAGCATCAACACCCAGGAATCGCTTCAGGCAGCCTTGCTCCAGCGCCGCGACGTGCAGGGACAGGACATTCCGGTGTTCGTGGGCGGCAAGATTCTCAACGCTCAGCGCCAGGCCGCCGCCGAACTGGGCCAGTGGGCCGGACCCGACGCGGTGCAGGCGGCCCGGACCATTGTGGACGCGCTGAAATTCCAGGAGCGCCGAACATGA
- a CDS encoding Crp/Fnr family transcriptional regulator, with translation MNATLSHGHGFAGQRYSRGTYLFRQHDPVQGLYRIETGLIRLSQLTPRGRLMTLRLVLPGDYCGEDALNGGHYHHHAEVLTSSSIVQVDPASLPESTVLALARSLGRQLGRVIDHEVSLQSGDLRLRVVRYLLQLVDTPLGAEDAENRLYVRATHELLAEGSGSTRESVSKAITELRCAGLIETGYRHITLTNLAGLRALVSSSEPGSNLTSKETHS, from the coding sequence ATGAACGCGACTCTCAGTCATGGACACGGGTTTGCCGGTCAGCGCTACTCGCGCGGCACCTACCTTTTTCGCCAGCACGATCCGGTACAGGGCCTTTACCGAATTGAGACCGGGCTGATCCGGCTCAGCCAGCTGACGCCGCGAGGCCGTCTGATGACCCTGCGGCTGGTGTTGCCCGGCGACTACTGCGGCGAGGACGCGCTCAACGGTGGGCATTATCACCACCACGCCGAGGTCCTGACCAGCTCCAGCATCGTGCAGGTCGATCCGGCGAGTCTGCCTGAGAGCACGGTGCTGGCGCTGGCCCGCAGCCTGGGCAGGCAACTGGGCCGGGTCATCGACCACGAGGTCAGCTTGCAGTCGGGTGATCTGCGCCTGCGGGTGGTGCGTTATTTGCTGCAACTGGTCGATACGCCGCTGGGTGCCGAGGACGCCGAGAACCGTCTGTACGTGCGCGCCACCCACGAACTGCTGGCTGAGGGCAGCGGCAGCACCCGCGAGTCGGTCAGTAAGGCCATTACCGAGCTGCGCTGCGCGGGCCTGATCGAGACTGGCTACCGGCACATCACCCTCACCAACCTGGCCGGGCTGCGCGCGCTGGTCAGTTCAAGCGAACCCGGTTCCAACCTCACTTCCAAGGAGACCCATTCATGA
- a CDS encoding complex I NDUFA9 subunit family protein, producing the protein MTQPHPPAPSSSSAALRVLVTGATGFVGRAVVAELLRRGYAVFAGSREGQGLPGAVGVKADVTSREGMQVAVDDVQPGAVVHLVGIIAEKGAQTFGKVHVEGTRNVLAALPAGARYLHMSALGADPSSKSGYSSTKGQAEQLVRASGVAYTIFEPSLIFGPGDDFFGRVLKNLVSQAPIVPQIGDGHFPFRPVSIQDVAAAFAGALERPETVGQTYELTGPAEYTFRELLQLELSALGKRKPIVPVPLPLMNLAVPLMNLLPSPPITKDQYAMLLEGSTGDPEPARRAFDLPMLNLEKELPQLLKK; encoded by the coding sequence ATGACCCAGCCGCACCCGCCCGCGCCCTCGTCGTCGTCTGCTGCCCTGCGGGTGCTGGTCACCGGGGCCACCGGCTTCGTCGGCAGGGCGGTGGTTGCCGAACTGCTCCGGCGCGGCTACGCAGTGTTTGCCGGGTCACGCGAAGGCCAGGGACTGCCCGGCGCGGTAGGGGTCAAGGCCGACGTGACCAGCCGGGAAGGCATGCAGGTTGCCGTGGACGATGTGCAGCCGGGAGCCGTCGTTCATCTGGTAGGGATTATCGCCGAGAAGGGCGCGCAGACCTTCGGGAAGGTGCATGTCGAGGGCACCCGCAACGTGCTGGCCGCCCTGCCTGCCGGAGCGCGCTACCTGCACATGAGCGCCTTGGGCGCGGACCCGTCCAGCAAGAGCGGCTACAGCTCCACCAAGGGGCAGGCTGAGCAACTCGTCCGGGCCAGCGGCGTGGCCTATACCATCTTCGAGCCCTCGCTGATCTTTGGCCCCGGCGACGACTTCTTCGGGCGCGTGCTGAAAAATCTGGTGTCGCAGGCTCCCATCGTGCCGCAGATCGGCGATGGACATTTTCCCTTTCGTCCGGTCAGCATTCAGGATGTGGCCGCCGCCTTCGCAGGCGCGCTGGAACGTCCCGAGACGGTGGGCCAGACCTATGAGCTGACCGGCCCGGCGGAGTACACCTTCCGCGAACTGCTGCAACTCGAACTCTCGGCGCTGGGCAAACGCAAGCCGATTGTGCCGGTGCCGCTGCCGCTGATGAATCTGGCCGTGCCGCTGATGAACCTGCTGCCCAGCCCGCCGATCACCAAAGACCAGTACGCCATGCTGCTGGAAGGTAGTACCGGTGATCCTGAACCGGCCCGCCGGGCTTTTGACTTGCCGATGCTGAATCTGGAAAAGGAATTGCCGCAGCTGTTGAAGAAATGA
- a CDS encoding phosphotransferase has protein sequence MSAGQAEGTALVFSALGLLALGRRLGLKDKPVFLAAGATCRVYRVGETVLRIGQGRFVVDSELRRALVRLGVPVAAPRAVGEGWSLDALVTGSAVRELSGDQARQVGAALAALHSLPVSGWGLLRDQAGPFVAVAPALREGIQTRLLDAWPFGTTPLKRHPLIRFAPDLARPIRLLEADLLALADAPSVINHSDLHREQLHFEAGRLSGLLDFGDAVAGPPGWDAASFAYFWGWRRLPAFLAGYGQPNLENQARLMAVPLAFHRASRAVLEPSRLRRAASYLRAALTSSRTPAS, from the coding sequence ATGAGCGCTGGGCAGGCCGAGGGGACGGCGCTGGTCTTCTCGGCGCTGGGCTTATTGGCGCTGGGCCGCCGCCTGGGCCTGAAGGATAAGCCGGTGTTTCTGGCAGCGGGCGCGACCTGCCGGGTTTACCGGGTCGGCGAAACGGTGCTGCGAATTGGTCAGGGCCGCTTCGTCGTCGACTCTGAACTTCGCCGCGCCCTGGTACGGCTGGGCGTGCCGGTGGCCGCACCGAGAGCGGTGGGGGAGGGCTGGAGTCTGGACGCCCTCGTCACTGGCTCAGCCGTCCGCGAGCTGAGCGGCGATCAGGCCCGGCAGGTGGGTGCAGCACTGGCGGCGCTGCACTCGTTGCCGGTGTCGGGCTGGGGCCTGCTGCGCGATCAGGCCGGGCCGTTCGTCGCAGTGGCCCCGGCGCTCCGTGAGGGGATTCAGACCCGCTTGCTCGACGCCTGGCCCTTTGGTACGACGCCGCTGAAGCGTCACCCGCTGATCCGTTTCGCGCCCGATCTGGCGCGGCCCATCCGCTTGTTGGAAGCCGACCTGCTGGCCCTGGCCGACGCGCCGTCCGTCATCAACCACAGTGACCTGCACCGCGAGCAACTGCACTTTGAAGCTGGGCGGCTCAGCGGCCTGCTCGATTTCGGCGATGCAGTGGCCGGGCCGCCTGGCTGGGACGCGGCCTCGTTCGCGTACTTCTGGGGCTGGCGGCGGCTCCCGGCATTTCTGGCCGGGTATGGGCAGCCGAATCTGGAGAACCAGGCCCGCCTGATGGCCGTGCCGCTGGCCTTTCACCGGGCCAGCCGCGCCGTGCTGGAGCCGTCACGGCTGCGGCGGGCGGCGAGCTATCTCCGGGCCGCCCTCACCTCCAGCCGTACACCAGCTTCCTGA
- a CDS encoding DUF418 domain-containing protein, which yields MSAPQSVSGPRATPPAERAPLPDVLRGLALLGILCVNAQDFAGYAEWTQRSADRGAQIIIDLLLNGKFISVFAMLFGAGAFTLLERGGKNLLLRRLAVLLLVGTLHYVLVWHGDIIGNYAVVGAALVLLERARPRLLVIVGALSGVGWTLGFLGSVGSLVGLRQLPAVVSAGQTYLDIASARVHQVLPALSSVVGFDGFWLLALFCFGGALYRSGVLWWPQQHRPALMWMLTLGLGGGLPLSLLLAIFNTQDSYSAEVWGLLARLGGGLALALAYIGGVGLLTASGKLGWLTAFAASGRLALSNYLVQSLIMTTLFYPYGLNLYGQWGALPALLLALSLGLAQVWVSNLYLRRFSAGPAEWLIRKLVYGWR from the coding sequence ATGTCCGCACCTCAATCCGTAAGCGGTCCCCGCGCCACCCCACCCGCCGAGCGTGCCCCGCTGCCCGACGTGCTGCGCGGCCTGGCGCTGCTGGGCATCCTGTGCGTCAATGCCCAGGACTTTGCCGGGTACGCCGAGTGGACCCAGCGCAGCGCGGACCGGGGCGCGCAGATCATCATTGATCTGCTGCTTAACGGCAAATTCATCAGCGTGTTCGCCATGTTGTTCGGGGCCGGGGCTTTCACCTTGCTGGAGCGGGGCGGCAAAAATTTATTGCTGCGGCGGCTGGCGGTACTGCTGCTGGTCGGCACGCTGCATTACGTGCTGGTCTGGCACGGTGACATCATCGGCAACTACGCCGTCGTCGGCGCGGCGCTGGTTTTGCTGGAGCGGGCGCGACCCCGGCTACTGGTGATCGTCGGGGCACTCTCGGGCGTCGGCTGGACGCTGGGATTTTTGGGGAGCGTCGGCAGTCTGGTCGGCCTGAGGCAGCTTCCGGCGGTGGTCTCGGCGGGGCAGACTTATCTGGACATTGCCTCGGCCCGCGTCCATCAGGTGCTGCCCGCGCTCAGCTCGGTGGTGGGCTTCGACGGCTTCTGGCTGCTGGCCCTGTTCTGCTTCGGCGGCGCGCTCTACCGCTCCGGGGTGCTGTGGTGGCCGCAGCAGCACCGCCCGGCCTTGATGTGGATGCTGACACTCGGCCTCGGCGGGGGGCTGCCGCTGAGCCTGCTGCTGGCCATATTCAACACCCAGGACAGCTACAGCGCCGAGGTGTGGGGCCTGCTGGCCCGGCTCGGCGGGGGCCTGGCCCTGGCGCTGGCCTACATCGGCGGGGTGGGCCTGTTGACCGCCTCGGGCAAGCTCGGCTGGCTGACGGCCTTCGCCGCCTCTGGCCGACTGGCCCTCAGCAATTATCTGGTTCAGTCGCTGATCATGACGACCCTTTTCTATCCGTATGGCCTGAACCTCTACGGACAGTGGGGAGCCTTGCCTGCCCTGCTGCTGGCACTATCGCTGGGACTGGCCCAGGTCTGGGTCTCGAACCTGTACCTGCGGCGCTTCTCTGCCGGGCCAGCCGAGTGGCTGATCAGGAAGCTGGTGTACGGCTGGAGGTGA